The DNA sequence AAAGGCTGTGCCACTGACTTACGAAGGTAATAATCGTCAAACTTTTGTAATTATGAAGGGCTTTGGCGACAGCAGTCTGGATTTTTCTCTGTCGGTCTGGGTGAGAGGGGAGATGATCAAGCGGGCCGGGTTTGTCAGGTCAGAATACCTGCTGGCAATTCACCGGGCGCTGGTTGACAACCACATCGAGATACCCTTCCCGCAACGGGACTTGCACCTGCGTTCCTCCTCGGTGCCGCTGGCGGCCAGTGTTCCTGACACTGAGGAGGAATCTCTGCCGACTAACCTGCGCGACAGCGAGTCATCCGCTTAGCGGCACTGCTGTCGTTCATTGTTGGCGACAAAGGCAAAAAAGCGACTCAGCTGCTCTGGCCCCAGGGTGACCGGATGGGCATCACAGCCAAACAGCTTGCGGTTTTTTTGATAGTGACTGGCATACTTTGCCAGTCGAATCCGTGAGCGGAATTGGTAGACAAGTCTTGATGAAAACATGGGTATTCTTCCAGGCTGTATATTTATACAGTATCTTAGCGATGTTCGCTGAAATAACAATACCCCAACAGAAAAAAATGACTGCTAGTGGTGCCTGCACGGGGTTGCCCGATGACAGAAAGCCTAACTGTCCAACAGTTTGCGCAGGAATTGCCCGGTGTGGGATCGATCGATAGTGGCCACCTGTTCCGGTGTACCGGTGGCGATAATCTGGCCGCCTCCCGAGCCACCTTCCGGCCCTAAGTCTACTACCCAATCGGCGGTTTTGATCACATCGAGGTTGTGCTCGATCACCACCACGGTATTGCCGTGGTCCCGCAGCCGGTGCAGTACGGCCAGCAATTGCTGAATATCGTGAAAATGCAGCCCAGTGGTGGGCTCGTCGAGAATATAGAGGGTGTTGCCGGTGTCCCGCTTGGACAGCTCGCGCGATAACTTCACCCGCTGGGCTTCGCCGCCGGACAGGGTGGTGGCTGCCTGTCCCAGCCGGATGTAGGACAGTCCCACGTCGATCAGGGTTTGCAGTTTGCGGGCAATCGCGGGCAGTGCCTCGAAGAAATCCCAGGCATCCTCCACGGTCATGTCCAGCACTTCGTGGATATTTTTGCCTTTGTAGCGAATTTCCAGCGTCTCCCGGTTATAGCGCTGCCCTTTGCAGACATCGCAGGGCACATAGATATCTGGCAGGAAATGCATTTCCACTTTGGTGACACCATCGCCCTGGCAGGCCTCGCAACGACCGCCCTTGACATTGAAACTGAAACGGCCCGGTTTGTAGCCCCGTGAGCGGGCTTCCTGAGTGCCGGCAAACAGCTCCCGGATGGGGGTGAAAATGCCGGTGTAGGTGGCGGGATTGGAGCGAGGGGTGCGGCCAATGGGGCTCTGGTCGATATCCACGCATTTGTCCAGCAGGTCCAGTCCCTCCACGTCCCGATGGGCGGCGGCCTTGAGTGTGGTGGCTTTATTGAGCACCGTGGCGGCGAGGGGGTAGAGGGTGCCGTTGATCAGTGTTGATTTGCCAGAACCAGACACCCCGGTAATGCAGGTAAACAGGCCCAATGGCAGGGACAGATCGACCTGTTGCAGGTTGTTACCGCTCGCTCCCAGCAATCGCAGCTGCTGCCTGCCGGCTTTGGTGCGGTTGGCCGGAACCGCAATCATCTTGCGCCCGGACAGGTAGTCTCCGGTCAGGGAGTTCGGTGCATTGATAATGTCCTCGTAGGTGCCGCGGGCGACAATCTCGCCGCCGTGCACCCCGGCGCCGGGACCGATATCGACAATATAGTCGGCCGCCCGAATCGCCTCTTCGTCGTGTTCGACCACGATCACCGTGTTGCCCAGATCCCGCAGACGGGTAAGTGTGGCCAACAGCCGCTCGTTATCCCGCTGGTGCAGACCGATGGACGGTTCATCGAGAATGTACATGACGCCCACCAGACCGGCACCGATCTGGCTGGCCAGGCGAATCCGTTGTGCTTCCCCGCCGGATAGCGTCTCGGCGCTGCGGTTCAGATTCAGATAATTCAGGCCGACATCCACCAGAAAGCGCAGGCGGTCACGGATTTCCTTGAGAATTTTTTCGGCGATCTGACCACGGCTGCCGGACAGGCTGAGCTGCTCGTAGTAGTCCGTCAGTTCACCCACCGGTATGTTGCCCACTTCCGGCAAGGTCTTCTCGTCGATAAACACATGTCTTGCCGACTTGCGCAAACGGGCACCCTTGCATTCGGGGCAGCCTTGAGTGCTCAGGTATTTTGCCAGGTCTTCCCGCACCATCTGCGACTCGGTTTCCCGGTAGCGGCGCTCCATGTTGGGGACAATGCCCTCAAAATGATGGGCGCGCTTGAAGACGGTGCCTTTATCATTCACGTAGTTGAATGTGACAACCTCCTCTCCGCTGCCAAATAGTACCACTTGCTGCTGTTGTGGGCTGAGCTGCTCAAAGGGCGTGTTGATATCGAAACCGTAATGGTCGGCCAGCGAGGTCAGCATGTTGAAATAAAACAGGTTCTTGCGGTCCCAGCTGCGAATCGCGCCCTCGGCAATGGACACCTCCGGGTGTTGCACCACCCGGTCGATATCGAAGAATTGCTTGACGCCAAGGCCGTCGCAACCGGGGCAGGCCCCAGCTGGATTGTTGAAGGAAAACATCCGCGGTTCCAGCTCGTCGATGCTGTAATTGCAGACGGGGCAGGCAAAGCGGGAGGAAAATACCTGCTCCTTGAGCTGCTCACCCTCCATCCCGGTGATGATGGCCAGGCCTTCCGAGAGATTCAGTGCCGTTTCAAATGATTCCGCCAGCCGCAGCTGCAGATCGGGTTTGACCTTGAAGCGGTCAACCACCACCTCGATATCGTGTTTCTTGTTCTTTTCCAGAACCGGCACATCATCGAGATCCACCACCAGGCCGTCCACCCGTACCCGGATAAACCCCTGGGCCCTGAGGGTTTGAAACACATGAATGTGCTCCCCCTTGCGACCGCGAATAATCGGGGCCAACAGCATCAGGCGGCTCTCGTCGGGCAGGGCGAGCACCTGATCCACCATTTGGCTGATAGTCTGCGCTGCCAGCGGTTCGCCGTGCTCGGGGCAGCGGGGTTCTCCAACCCGTGCAAAGAGCAGGCGCAGGTAATCGTGGATTTCGGTGATCGTGCCCACGGTGGAGCGGGGATTGTGTGAAGTGGACTTCTGTTCGATGGAGATAGCGGGGGACAGCCCCTCAATGTGCTCTACATCCGGCTTTTCCATCATCGAGAGGAACTGTCGTGCATACGCCGACAGGGATTCCACATAGCGACGCTGACCTTCTGCATAGAGAGTGTCAAAGGCCAGAGAGGATTTGCCGGATCCTGAAAGGCCGGTCACCACGATCAGCTTGTCGCGGGGCAGATCGAGATCAACGGCCTTGAGATTGTGGGTGCGGGCGCCACGGATCGAGATGTTTTGCATTCAACAGATATCCAGATAGAAAACCGGAAATCATGGTGAACTCGGAGTGGGAAAGCAAGCATGCAGCGTGTTTATATCGGGGTCGATAGGCTGGCAGGGTCGGATAGTGGGTTTGGTAGCAGGAAATGTTCCCGAACAGATAGGTGAACGGGGTCTCAACCTGCTGCCTTTTTATAGAAACCGGTGCATATGCCGCCAAAAGTCTGTTTAAGCTTGCTACAATCCAGACCAACGACCAATCAACTGAGAAAAGGGCAGATGGACGAGGACAAATCAGCGGTGAGTCGACAGCGCAATCCCGAGGGTGGTTCTGAAGAAATTGATCTGCTTGAACTTTGTGCGGGCATCTGGCGGCGACGACTTTTAATCGTGCTTTGTGCTTTCATCGGGCTCGCTTTTGGGGTGGCTTACGCATTTTTGGCTCCCCAAGTCTATCGCGCAGAAATACGCCTCTATCCACCTTCAGCATCATCATTGGCCGAATTGACATCGTTTTCTTCTGTTACCTCTGAACGGGCGTTTGCACTGACCAATCAGTATCTCAGGTCAACTACGGTCAAACGGAGACTCCTGAATCATCCTGAAGTCGGAGAACTTATTGATGCGCGTTATCCAGACGCCAGCGAGAATACGCGACTTGAACATCTGAGGGAGGCAATGAAAGCTGTTTTGCCCGATGCGAGAAAGGGCGTGGAATTTACCAATGTGGTGTTTGAATGGTCGGATGGTGATCACGCGGCACAGCTGGCCAACACATGGGTGGCACTTGCGCTGAGTCTGTCGCAGGCAGAATTACTGGAGGATGTTCTAGTAGAGCAATCCCGGCAAATTGATAGCATCGACAACCGGATTGCAGCCAAAAAATCATTGGCACTGTACCAGATAGGCAATGAGCTTCTGCAGTTGCAGGATGCCTTTATCATCGCTAAAAAAAATAATTTTATTGAACCAGTGAACCTGACGACGGAAAATCTGGTTGCACATAACGGTACACTTTCTAATGTCATGGTGCTCAGGTCCTTGTACCTGCTTGGAAGTCGGGCGCTGTCGGCGGAGATCGAGGTGCTGGAGCGGCGAAAGCGAGACCCCGAAGCCTATATTGCAGAACTCGTCTTACTAAAGGAAGAGAAAACAGCGCTGGAAGGAATCGTTCCCAATCCGGACAAGGTTGTTGCGGCAAATGTGGATGTGGCTGCGACGCCTCCAGAGGAAGCCTTTCGCCCAAGAAAAATGCTTGTGATGGCTGCATCGCTGATTTTTGGTGGCCTAGCGGGATTACTGTTTGTCATGGTTGGTGCGTTGATCCGGGTCTGTCCGGCCAAACAATAAAGTCCACTAATTATTATTTCCTTCTGTTCCCAGTAGTATTAAGTAAGTCGTGTCGAGAAAAGAATGACGTTTGAGAAAAGCAAGTTTCTGATTATATGTGGACAGGAAAAAGCGGGGACGACCTCGCTTTTTACTTGGTTGTCGGCACACCCGGATGTATGTCCCTCAATGTATAAAGAGGCTCGGTTCTTTCTTGACCAGAAT is a window from the Porticoccus hydrocarbonoclasticus MCTG13d genome containing:
- the uvrA gene encoding excinuclease ABC subunit UvrA, with protein sequence MQNISIRGARTHNLKAVDLDLPRDKLIVVTGLSGSGKSSLAFDTLYAEGQRRYVESLSAYARQFLSMMEKPDVEHIEGLSPAISIEQKSTSHNPRSTVGTITEIHDYLRLLFARVGEPRCPEHGEPLAAQTISQMVDQVLALPDESRLMLLAPIIRGRKGEHIHVFQTLRAQGFIRVRVDGLVVDLDDVPVLEKNKKHDIEVVVDRFKVKPDLQLRLAESFETALNLSEGLAIITGMEGEQLKEQVFSSRFACPVCNYSIDELEPRMFSFNNPAGACPGCDGLGVKQFFDIDRVVQHPEVSIAEGAIRSWDRKNLFYFNMLTSLADHYGFDINTPFEQLSPQQQQVVLFGSGEEVVTFNYVNDKGTVFKRAHHFEGIVPNMERRYRETESQMVREDLAKYLSTQGCPECKGARLRKSARHVFIDEKTLPEVGNIPVGELTDYYEQLSLSGSRGQIAEKILKEIRDRLRFLVDVGLNYLNLNRSAETLSGGEAQRIRLASQIGAGLVGVMYILDEPSIGLHQRDNERLLATLTRLRDLGNTVIVVEHDEEAIRAADYIVDIGPGAGVHGGEIVARGTYEDIINAPNSLTGDYLSGRKMIAVPANRTKAGRQQLRLLGASGNNLQQVDLSLPLGLFTCITGVSGSGKSTLINGTLYPLAATVLNKATTLKAAAHRDVEGLDLLDKCVDIDQSPIGRTPRSNPATYTGIFTPIRELFAGTQEARSRGYKPGRFSFNVKGGRCEACQGDGVTKVEMHFLPDIYVPCDVCKGQRYNRETLEIRYKGKNIHEVLDMTVEDAWDFFEALPAIARKLQTLIDVGLSYIRLGQAATTLSGGEAQRVKLSRELSKRDTGNTLYILDEPTTGLHFHDIQQLLAVLHRLRDHGNTVVVIEHNLDVIKTADWVVDLGPEGGSGGGQIIATGTPEQVATIDRSHTGQFLRKLLDS
- a CDS encoding Wzz/FepE/Etk N-terminal domain-containing protein, whose translation is MDEDKSAVSRQRNPEGGSEEIDLLELCAGIWRRRLLIVLCAFIGLAFGVAYAFLAPQVYRAEIRLYPPSASSLAELTSFSSVTSERAFALTNQYLRSTTVKRRLLNHPEVGELIDARYPDASENTRLEHLREAMKAVLPDARKGVEFTNVVFEWSDGDHAAQLANTWVALALSLSQAELLEDVLVEQSRQIDSIDNRIAAKKSLALYQIGNELLQLQDAFIIAKKNNFIEPVNLTTENLVAHNGTLSNVMVLRSLYLLGSRALSAEIEVLERRKRDPEAYIAELVLLKEEKTALEGIVPNPDKVVAANVDVAATPPEEAFRPRKMLVMAASLIFGGLAGLLFVMVGALIRVCPAKQ